A genome region from Glutamicibacter arilaitensis Re117 includes the following:
- a CDS encoding S9 family peptidase, translating to MEHSKHSFHNLDSYIGLSRLSGLALSPDGTKLVTTLSTLSEDETKYESALWSLDPKAGAPARRLTFGENGESQPQFTANGDLMFVAKRSSEEDAKAEGWILPVAGGEARPVISHPAGVQSLSLCAHAADTVVLRTAAHSRAKDLEAEAKLRTGRKDKKVSAILHTGYPVRYWDHDLGPSTPHFYVGSLPALQDTGKTQLTDLTPGIGANLQETAHDAASNGDFLITEWLVSEGRASMATGLMRIDLHSGAQEMLLSPDGTFEYTMGKISPDSTHLAYGRWHRSTAETAPVFELWLMDLADGSTHQIAAGWDRWVNDIQWVPNGRSLLLTADDQGHSPIFQLSLYNDKITRLTDQGSFTNVVISHDSRTAYALRSSYLYPAEPVAIDLTHTQDLEAGEFAPLLELRSPAPRPALPGTLTEVATTAEDGSTVRAWLALPESASAANQAPLLLWIHGGPLGSWNAWSWRWSPWLLVAQGYAVLLPDPALSTGYGQDFIQRGWGRWGQEPYTDLLAITDAAEARDDIDETRTAAMGGSFGGYMANWVAGHTNRFKAIVTHASLWALEGFGKTTDAAFYWTREMSPEMRELNSPHHSVGNITTPMLVIHGDKDYRVPIGEGLRLWYELLADSGLPQKEDGSTEHQFLYFPDENHWILTPQHAKIWYQVVTEFLSQKVLGNAPNELPELLG from the coding sequence GTGGAACACTCTAAGCATTCATTTCATAATTTAGATTCGTATATTGGCCTGAGTCGGCTCAGCGGCCTGGCGCTCTCACCCGACGGCACGAAACTCGTCACCACCCTCAGCACCCTTTCCGAGGATGAGACGAAGTACGAAAGCGCGCTCTGGTCCTTGGATCCCAAGGCAGGAGCCCCAGCACGCAGGTTGACCTTCGGCGAAAACGGCGAATCCCAGCCCCAGTTCACCGCCAACGGCGACCTCATGTTCGTGGCCAAGCGCTCCTCCGAGGAGGACGCCAAGGCTGAAGGATGGATCTTGCCGGTCGCCGGCGGCGAGGCCCGCCCGGTGATCTCCCACCCTGCCGGTGTGCAGTCCTTGAGCCTCTGCGCCCATGCTGCAGATACCGTCGTGCTGCGCACCGCGGCGCATAGCCGGGCCAAGGATCTGGAAGCCGAAGCCAAGCTGCGCACCGGCCGCAAGGACAAGAAGGTCTCTGCCATCTTGCACACCGGCTACCCGGTTCGCTACTGGGACCATGATTTGGGCCCCTCCACCCCGCATTTCTATGTTGGCTCCCTGCCAGCGTTGCAAGATACCGGCAAAACGCAGCTCACCGATCTGACCCCGGGCATCGGAGCGAACCTGCAGGAAACCGCCCACGATGCGGCCTCCAATGGTGATTTCCTGATCACCGAGTGGCTGGTCAGCGAAGGCCGAGCTTCGATGGCCACTGGCCTGATGCGCATTGATTTGCACTCTGGCGCCCAGGAAATGCTGTTGTCACCGGATGGCACCTTCGAATACACGATGGGCAAGATCAGCCCGGATTCCACCCACCTGGCTTACGGCCGCTGGCACCGCTCAACGGCCGAAACCGCCCCGGTCTTCGAGCTGTGGCTGATGGATCTGGCCGACGGCTCCACCCACCAGATCGCGGCCGGCTGGGACCGCTGGGTCAATGACATCCAGTGGGTGCCCAACGGCCGTTCCCTGCTGCTGACCGCCGATGACCAGGGGCACAGCCCGATCTTCCAGCTGAGCCTGTACAACGACAAGATCACCCGGCTCACTGATCAGGGTTCCTTCACCAATGTAGTGATCAGCCACGATTCACGCACCGCCTACGCGCTGCGCTCCAGCTATCTGTACCCTGCTGAGCCGGTGGCCATCGACCTGACGCACACCCAGGATCTGGAAGCAGGAGAATTCGCGCCGCTGCTTGAACTGCGCTCCCCTGCGCCGCGCCCGGCTCTGCCCGGCACGCTCACTGAAGTCGCCACCACCGCCGAGGACGGCTCAACCGTGCGCGCGTGGCTGGCATTGCCCGAATCCGCTTCTGCCGCCAATCAGGCGCCGCTGCTGCTGTGGATCCACGGCGGCCCGCTGGGTTCGTGGAATGCCTGGAGCTGGCGCTGGAGCCCGTGGCTGCTGGTGGCCCAGGGCTACGCGGTGCTGCTGCCTGATCCAGCCCTGTCTACCGGCTACGGCCAGGACTTCATCCAGCGCGGCTGGGGCCGCTGGGGCCAAGAGCCCTACACCGATCTGCTGGCCATCACCGATGCCGCCGAAGCCCGCGATGACATCGATGAAACCCGCACCGCGGCCATGGGCGGCTCCTTCGGCGGATACATGGCCAACTGGGTGGCCGGGCACACCAACCGCTTCAAGGCCATCGTCACCCACGCCAGCTTGTGGGCGTTGGAAGGCTTCGGCAAGACCACTGACGCGGCTTTCTACTGGACCCGGGAAATGAGCCCGGAAATGCGCGAGCTGAACTCGCCGCACCATTCGGTAGGCAATATCACCACCCCGATGCTGGTCATCCACGGCGACAAGGACTACCGCGTGCCGATCGGCGAAGGGCTGCGCCTGTGGTACGAATTGCTGGCCGATTCCGGGCTGCCGCAGAAGGAAGATGGCAGCACCGAGCACCAGTTCTTGTACTTCCCGGATGAGAACCACTGGATCCTCACCCCGCAGCACGCGAAGATCTGGTACCAGGTCGTCACCGAGTTCCTCTCGCAGAAGGTCCTGGGCAACGCACCTAACGAGCTGCCCGAATTGCTCGGGTAG